From Methylococcus capsulatus:
GCGGCTGTTCGCCGCCGTGCTGTTCCTCCTTGGCGCCCGCATGTTGTCGAGATCCGCCGATCCCTCCTGGCTCGGTGTGCTGAACGAGGGCCTCGAAACCGCCGCCGCATCGGCGCAACGCCTGAACTCTTTTCTCGGCCCCTGAACCGCTTCAACTCCGGGCCGCGAACACGGTGACCGGCGTCTGGGTCTGGGCCAGCACGAAGCTTACGGGATATTGCCGGTTGGGGCCGGCCTGGGCGGCGTTGAACACCTCCACCTTACTCGGTCCACCGAACTGCAGGTAGATGTGGCGGGCGTCGAGGATCCAGGGTAGGGTGAGGCTGATGCGCTCGGTCGGCGCGACCGCGCCCACCTGAGCCAGACAGGGCGGGGTATTCTCGACCGTGCCGCCCAGCGCCAGACCGGCTTCCAGGTTGGGGCTGGCCGGGAACAGCGAGGCGGTATGGCCGTCGTCGCCCATGCCGAGGATCAGCGCCGCGAACGGCCGGGGCAGTTCGGCGAAGGCTTCGGCCAGGCTCGCCTCGCCCGCTGCCGCGGAAGCATCCCCCGTATATAGCGGCAGGAAGCGCGCCGCCGATGCCTTGCCCTGCAGCAAATGGGTCTTCACCAGGGCAGCGTTGCTGGCGGGATCGGTTTCCGGTACCCAGCGTTCATCGACCAGCGTGACGACGACCCGTGCCCAGTCCAGATCGGCTTCGCGCAAGGCTTCGAAAACCGGCACCGGCGAGCGGCCGCCCGAGACGGCCAGGGTGGCCGCTGGAGCGGTCGCCAAGGCGGCGCGCAGATCCTCGGCGACCGCCGCGGCCAGCGCCGGGGCCAGGCTTGCGTTGTCGTCGAACCATCGAATCTCGGTCATTTCATTTCCCCTCGTGCCAGCAAATGCCGTCGCGTTTCAACAGATCCCGGGATGCCGCCGGTCCCCAGGTTCCCGCCGCGTAAGGCAGCGGGCCTTTCGGATCGTTAGCCCAGGTGTTGAGTATGGGCTCGACCCAACGCCAAGCCTGCTCCTGTTCGTCATACCTGACGAACAGCGCCTGATTGCCGCGGATGGCATCGAGCAGCAGGCGTTCGTAGCCGCCTTCGGCACGGCGTACCTTGAACTGCTCGGCGAAGTTCAGGTCCAGCGACACCGGCTGCAGTTCCATCGAATCCCCCGGCTGCTTGGCGTACAGGTACAGGCGGATGAACTCGTCCGGCTGCAGGCGGATCACCAGCTTGGCCGGGGCGCAGGCGCCGCTCTTCGGCAGCGGGAAGATGGGGTGCGGGACGTCGTGGAAGTGGATGACGATTTCCGCCAGCCGCTCCGGCAGCCGCTTGCCGGTGAAGAGGTAGAACGGTACGCCCGCCCATCGCCAGTTGGCGATCTCCGCCTTGATGGCGACGAAGGTCTCGGTGTGGCTACCCGGCGCAATGCCCTCCTCTTCCAGATAGCCCGGCACTGCTTTACCGCCGCAAACACCGGCGCGGTATTGGCCGCGCACGGTTTTTTGATGCACGTCCTCTTCGGTGAACGGCACCAGCGACTCCAGCACCTTGAGTTTTTCATTGCGGATGGCATTGGAATCCAGGCTGGCCGGCGGTTCCATCGCCACGAAGCACAGCAGCTGCAGCAGATGGTTCTGCACCATGTCACGCAACGCGCCAGTCTTGTCATAGAAACCCGCGCGGCTGCCGATGCCGACATCCTCGGCAATTGTGATCTGGACGTCGCGGATCCACATCCGCCGCCACAGCGGCTCGAACAAGGCATTGCCAAAGCGCAGGGCCATCAGATTCTGCACCGATTCCTTGCCCAGGTAATGGTCGATCCGATAGACCTGGTTCTCGTGGAAGTAACGGTCCACGTCGGCGGTGATCGCGTTGGCAGAAGCCAGATCGTGCCCCAGTGGCTTTTCCAGTACGACCCGGCTGTTGGGGCCGTTGAGTCCCTGCCGGGTCAGATGGGCGCAGATCGTGGCGAACAGAGACGGCGCGGTGGACAGGTAGAACACGGTGACGGCAGCGGGCGCTTTTTTCAGCCGTTCCTTCAGCGGCGTATACTGTTCGGGCTGGGTGGCATCGATGCGCAGATAGGCCAGGCGCTGGCGGAATCCGGCCCACACCGCCGCATCCCATTCGGCCGCGGGGATGAACTGGCGCGCCTTTTCGTGGGCCAGTTCAAGGAATGCCTCCTCGCTCAGATCCTGCCGGTCGACGCAGAGAATACGGCCGGCTTCGACCAGCAGGCCGTTCTTGTGGCACTGATACATTGCGGGCAACAGCTTGCGCGTGACCAAGTCGCCGGCGCCGCCGAAGAACACCATGTTGAATGATTCGGGAAATGGGAGCTGACTCACCGCTGACATCCTCTTGTTATGGCCCCGCCGTCGCACATCCGGCCGGGGGCTGATGACGCGCCGGACTCACAACGAAAAAGCCCGGCCAAAAATTATTTAATGTTAGTCGCCGTAATGCGGACTGTCGAGCGATGGGTTCGTTCGAATGCGCCAAGGGTCCGGGGGTATTCGCTACGGCCCCCAGCTTGTAAGCGGCGAAGATGGGATGGCGAATGGTCGATCAGGCCGTGATTCCAAACCGGAGAAAGTCGGTGAGCCGCCGCGATTCCTTGACCTCATCGTGAGGTAGCAGCAAATACTTCCAGGGCTTGCCCTGGATGCTCGCCGTGTAAGCCGAGGCGTGCTTGCACCACTGCACGGCGGCAGCGGCCTTGGCTTGCACCTCCTGGGTGTTGATGTCGCCGCGTGCCTTGGTTTCCACCATGAAGATCATGGAATCGGTTTCGGCCACGAAGTCGGGGATGTACTCCGGCTGCTCGGTACCCAGCTTGTAGAAGATCTGGAACTGCCCCTTGGCAGGCTTGAACCACTTGTTGGCGTCGCGCTCCAGAATGATGGCAAAGCGCCGCTCGGTGTCCGAGTCGAACTTCTGAAGCGGATACAGGCAGCGCGCAAAACCGCCGAAAAGCATCTGCTTGATGCGGCTGGAATCAAGAACGGTCTCGCGGAAATGATGTACCCTCTGCTCCGCGGTAGTAGAGTAATTGCACGGCTTGAGTTCCGTGAAACCGCGACTGACCTGCGCTTCGTACTCAGTGGCCTCCTCCCAGAAGTGCGCCATCATCTGCGCGTGAATTTCGCGCGCAATCAAACGCCGCTCCCGATCCGGCACACGGATCACCTCATCCGGGGTCAGGTAGCTTTGCAGGTGCCGCACCATCTGGCTGGCGAGGTCGTAGAGCAGATCGGCCTGAGTGAAATAGTCGATGTCGTCAAAATCCACCAGGGCGTGGACGATGTAGTCCTCCGGTCGTTGTTCCTTGGGCCCGATTTCGGATGCCAGGGTGTCCTGCTCGTTGGTGTGCAGGTTGTGGATCACGATTTCACGCGTCCCCGGCTGGAGGTGAAGCTGGCTCACGTCCAGCGTGAACGGGTGGAAGCCCGTCGTGACCTCGCCCTTGGGCACTACGCTGATGCGCGGAATATCGATGGTTTGCTGTACCAGGATCTCGGTGGTCTTGGCCACCACAGCGGCAAGATCGACCGTGGGAGCCGATTCGTCCACGCCGGACAGCCACTCGCCTTGCCGCGGCTTTAATCGCTCCGCCACTTCGGCAAGGATCCTCTTTTGCACCTCCGGCTTCAACAGCGCGTTGCTGGTGGGCACCCGATCGCGCCTGACCTCGTACTGACCGATGACGTCCATTACCACCCGCGCCACCTCCTTCTCCGTTTCGGTGGTGAACACTGGGCCCTCACCCCCGCCTCCTTGCAGGCCGAATTTGTCTTGCAGCTCCTGGTGCCACTGCTTGCGCAGGTTGGCCGGGACAATGATCAGGATGCGACGGCGGCGCTCAGCCCATCGTTGCGAGATGACAAGACCCGCTTCGATGGTCTTGCCAAGACCCACTTCATCGGCAAGGATCACGCCGCGAGAGAGCGGGTTCCGACAGGCGAACAGTGCCGCCTCGACTTGGTGAGGATTGAGGTCAACCTGCGAATCCACCAGCGTCGATGCCAGTGACTCAACCGTATCGCCAGCCGCGCGGCGTGTCAGCAGCCAGGCGATGTACTGGCTCTGATGTGGCGTCAGAAGCTGCGGTGTCATCAATGGCTACCCTCCATCCGTCTTGTCACGGGCTTGATGCCGCGGCCGGTATGGCAAACGCTCACTCATGCGTCCGGCTTCTGCTTGACGGTGTTTTCTGCAATCCAGCGATCGAGATCAGAGCGGCGAAAGCGCCATGTTCCACCCAGACTCGAACGCCGGAATCTTGCTCTCCTGTACCAAGCGATAAACCGTTCGCTTTCCCGCCTTGAGTTACGCAGCGACTTCGTCGAGCGTCAGGATTTCCCCTTCTGGATCGGCCATCGTCTCGCCTTTGCCATTTTGATGTCGGGTTTGGTTGGCCAAATCCAGCCATCTCTCCCATGTTGCCGCGTCATCGACTACGGACCCGCCCAATCCCTTCCTTGCTTTGGCGGGCGGGCTCGACGCTGAATCCGGCGCCGGCTGATCGGTTCCCACGGACTACCCGAACGGAAAATTCCATGGAAGAAGACAGTGTGTTGCCGTTTCTTGACACTCGTTTCGGCCTTGGATTAAATGCGGAAGTTTTATCTCCGGCGATGGGTGATTTCCCCGCACCCCACAGAAGAAGAGCATCGACGAACCCATGTTCCTGCACCACACACTGGTCGACGTGACCGACCGCATCCGCGCCCGCAGCCACGACCGCCGCGCCGCTTACCTCGATCTCATGCACCGTGCACGCCAGAAAGGTGTAGAGCGCTCACACATCGCTTGCACCAACGTGGCCCATGCCTATGCGGCGACCCCCGCCAACGACAAGCTGGTGCTGAAGGCCGCGGCGGTGCCGAATCTCGGCATCGTGACCGCCTACAACGACATGCTCTCGGCGCATCAGCCCTATGAGCACTATCCGGAGATCATCAAGGCGGAGGCGCGCAAAGCCGGGGTCACCGCCCAGGTCGCCGGCGGCGTGCCGGCGATGTGCGACGGCGTGACCCAGGGTCAGACCGGCATGGAGCTGTCGCTGTTCTCGCGCGATGTGATCGCGCTGTCCACCGCGGTGGCGCTGTCGCATCATGTGTTCGATGCCAATCTCTATCTCGGCGTCTGCGACAAGATCGTGCCGGGCCTGCTCATCGCCGCGCTGCGCTTCGGCCATCTGCCCGGTGTGTTCGTGCCGGCCGGCCCGATGGTGTCCGGCATCTCGAATTCCGAAAAAGCCAAGGTGCGGCAGCAGTTCGCCGAAGGTAAGGTCGGCCGCGATGCGCTGCTGGAGTCGGAAATGGCTTCCTATCACAGTGCCGGCACCTGCACTTTCTACGGCACCGCCAACAGCAACCAAATGCTGCTGGAGATCATGGGGCTGCAACTTCCGGGCTCGTCCTTCGTCAATCCCGGCACGCCCTTGCGCGATGCTCTGACCCGTGCGGCAACCCGCGTGGCGGCGGATCTGGCCCAGGATGCCACGGCGCCCGCTCTCTGCCATATCGTGGACGAACGGGTGATCGTCAATGCCATCGTCGGGCTGTTGGCGACCGGCGGCTCGACCAACCACACCATCCACCTGGTGGCCATCGCCCGCGCCGCGGGGATCGAGGTCAACTGGGACGATTTCAACGACCTCTCGGCCGTGGTGCCGCTTCTGGCCCGCGTATATCCCAATGGCAAGGCCGACGTGAATCATTTCCACGCCGCCGGCGGCATGGGTTTCCTGGTGCGGGAGCTGCTCGATGCCGGCCTGCTGCACGAGGACGTGCAGACTATCCTCGGCCCTGGGCTGCGCCGCTGGGCGGAAGAGCCCTGGCTGGACAACGGTACGCTGGCCTGGCGCGATGCGCCTGAGAAGAGCCACGATCCGGAGGTGCTCGCCCCGGCGAGCGAGCCGTTCAGTCCGGACGGCGGCTTGCGTCTGGTCACTGGCAATATCGGCCGCGGTGTCATCAAGGTCTCGGCGGTGGCGCCGGAGAACCGGGTGGTGCGGGCGCCCGCCATCGTGTTCGAAAGCCAGGACGAGCTGATCGCCGCCTTCAAACGCGGCGAGCTGGAGCGCGATTTCGTCGCCGTGCTGCGCTTCCAGGGGCCCCGCGCCAACGGCATGCCCGAGCTGCATCAGCTCACGCCGGCCCTGGCCTCGCTGCAGGACCGCGGCTTCAAGGTCGCTCTGATCACCGATGGCCGTATGTCCGGCGCCTCCGGCAAGGTACCGGCGGCAATTCATATCTCCCCGGAGGCCGCCATGGGCGGCCCGCTGACCCTACTGCGCACCGGCGACACCATTCTGCTCGACGCCGTGCGGGGCAAGTTGGAAGCCGAAGTGCCGGCCGACCGCTGGTCGCTGCGTGAACCGGTGACCGACGATCTGTCCGGCAACCAGTTCGGCTGCGGAAGGGAGCTGTTCAGCGGCTTCCGCCATCTGGCCGACACACCGGAGCGCGGCGCTTTCACTTTCAATTTCGACGACGGCGTCCGCTAAGGCCCGTCCCTGCAACCGCAAGGAAAAAACCATGAATCTGGATCAGATCATCGAAGCCACCAGCGTCATGCCCGTGATGGTGGTGGACCGCCCCGAAGATGCCGTGCCGCTGGCCCGTGCCCTGGTCGAGGGCGGTATCCGCGTGCTGGAAATCACCCTGCGCACCGCCGCCGGTCTCGACGCCGTCAAGGCGATCCGCCAGGAAGTGCCAGATGCCATCGTCGGCGTCGGCACCATCGCTGCCCCCGCCCAGCTCGAAGCCTCGATCGCTGCGGGTGCTCAGTTCGGGGTTTCACCGGGCACTACGCCGACCCTGCTCAAAGCCATCGTCGACAGCAGGCTGCCGTTCTTTCCGGGTGTCGCTACCACCAGCGAAGTGATGCAGGTGCTGGAAGGCGGGCTGACCGTGATGAAATTCTTCCCCGCCGTGGCCGCCGGCGGCGTCAAGATGCTGGAATCCTTCCGTGGGCCGTTCCCGCAGGTGCGGTTCTGCCCGACTGGCGGCATCAATGCCCGGAACGCTCCGGATTTCTTCAAGCTCCCCAACGTGGTCTGCGTCGGCGGCTCCTGGCTGACCCCCAAAGACCTCGTCGCTGCCGGCAACTGGGCGGAAATCACCCGCCTGGCGCGCGAGGCGGCCGCGCTCAAGCCTTAGGTCCTGCGTGAGGAACGGCCCATCGGCGGGCCTTCCGGCAGGGTTTACCGGGTTTTGTGCCAAGCTCGATCCATGGGGAATGGCCCGTGGTTCCGCTTAGAGCAATGTGGCATCCTTGTGCCATTGTTCGACGGGTTTATGCGGCGCGTGATGCCGGAATGCGACCGTAGACGGCTGTCGCGAGACTGCCACGCAAAAGACCGATGATCCGATATTCATCGGCCTTGGATATGTTGATCGAAGTCACCAAACGCTTCCGCTTCCACCCTCTGTAGGTCAAGGTGATCCGATGCCGACCACTCCCCAGCTCATCCCCAGCCTCATCGAAAGCGCCGCTTCGGCTATCCAGAGCCATGCCGAGGAGGTGACCGCTCTCGATCAGGCGATCGGCGACGGTGATCATGTCGTCAACCTCCAGCGAGGGCTGGGGGCTTTGTCAAAGCAGGCGGAAAGTCTGGCCGCGTTGGAGTGGCCGGCGGCTCTGCAGCAAATCGGCATGACCCTGATGGCGTCGGTGGGCGGGGCGTCGGGCTCGCTGTACGGCACCTTGTTCATCGCCATGGGCAAGGCGATGAAGGGCAGGGAAATGAATCCGGCGAACCTGGCCGAAGCCTTCAGTCAGGGCGTGGAAGCGATGAAGGCGCGCGGCAAAGCGGAGCGGGGTGAGAAGACCATGCTGGACGTGCTGATCCCGGTGGCGGACGTGCTGAAATCGGCGGCGGAGCATGCCATTGCCCCGGGGCAACTGGCGGAGGAGGTGAGCCGCGCCGCCGAGGCGGGCATGGAATCCACCCGCGACATGCTGGCCACCAAGGGTCGAGCTTCCTTCCTGGGCGAGCGCGTCATCGGCCACGTCGACGCCGGCGCCCGTAGCAGCCAGTTGATGATTTCGGCCATCGCCGAGGTTCTGAGCGGAAAATCGCGGTAGGGTGGGACCGTGTCGGCGGATCGCCTGTCGGCATCCGCCTTGCCAATAGGCAGTTCGTAACCCGCCGATTCCTCAACAGCCCCAGCGCAGGGCGGCCGTATGCACCGGCGCGTCCCACAGTCTGAGCATTTCCTCATCCAGCAGGGTCAGGGTGAGCGAGCAGCCGGCCATGTCCAGCGAGGTGGTGAAATTGCCCACGAGAGAACGGGCGATGTCGAGTGAACGTTCGCTCCAGTGGCGGTGTGCCTGCTCGTAGATCAGATGCAGTTCGATCAACGGCGTTCCGCCGAAGCCGTTGACGTGCAGCAGCACCGGCTGGCCGGCTTGCGGCTTCAGTTCCTCGTCGATGACGGCGGCGATGTAGTCCACGATCTCACTGGCGCTACCCAGCGCCATGCGCTCCCGCCCGCGCTCGCCGTGGATGCCGACCCCCATTTCCATTTCCCCCTCGCCGAGTTCGAACATCGGCTTGCCCAGGGCCGGCACGGTGCAACTGGTCAGGGCGACGCCCATGGATGCGGTAGCATGGACCACGCGTTCCCCCAGCGCCTTGCAGGCCGCCAGGTCGTAGCCCGCTTCCGCCGCCGCGCCGACGATCTTTTCCACCATGGTGGTTCCGGCAATACCGCGCCTGCCCATGCCGCGGTTTTCCGGGAGGGAAACGTCGTCGTGCACGAGCAGCGAGTCATGGGGGATGTCCAGCATCTCGGCGGCGATTTCGAAGTTCATCACGTCACCGGCGTAGTTCTTGACGATGAACAGTATGCCGCCGCCGTGGTCCACCGCCTGGGCGGCCGCCAGCATCTGGTCCGGGGTCGGTGAGGTGAACACCTGCCCGGGGCAGGCGGCGTCCAGCATGCCGAGGCCGACGAATCCCGTGTGCAGCGGCTCATGCCCCGAGCCCCCGCCCGAGACCAGGGCCACCTTGCCTGCCTTGGCCGGCGCCTTGCGGGAGACGAAGCGGGGTTCGGGGCTGAAATCGACGATGTCGGCGTGGGCCTTGGCGAAACCGCGGAGGCTTTCGTCCAGGAAGTCCTCGACCGTGTTGATGAATTTTTTCATGGAGTTCCTTTGATAGGCGATCAAAGATTCAGTCGTCCAATCTCACGGTCCGGCCGGTGGCCGCGGATTCCAGTGCGGCCACGAGGGTCCGGCAATTCGTTTTGGCATCGTCCGGCGACAGCAGCGGCGGCTTGCCATTCAGCACACAGTCGGCGAAATGCTCGATCTCCAGCCGGAAATGGTTGGCGACCGGCAGCTGCTCGACGCACTGGCGGCCGTCCTCGGTCCACCAGGAGATGACCGGGATGTCACCGGGATTCTGCCAAACGGTGTGGCACTTCACGCCGCCCAGGGTGCCAGTGATCTCGTACTCCGAGCGCCGCGCGCATTCGAAGCTGATGTCGAAATGGCCGCGCCGGCCGTCGCCGAAATCGATCACGCCGCTGGTGGCGATGTCCGCGCCGCTTTCGACATATTTCGCCATCGCCGTGACCGCGATCGGATCCTGCTCGAAGCACCAGCGCAGGGAATGCACCGCATAAGGCCCGATGTCCCACATCGCGCCGCCGCCGTGCCGGACGTCGTGCGCCAGGCGGTAGCGGCGAGCCGGACGCATCATGAACGAATAACTGGCGCGGGTATAGCGGACCTCGCCGATCGCCCCGGAGCGGACGAGCTCCCGCACCCGTGCATGTTGCGGGTGGAAGCGGTACATGAAGCCTTCCATCACCGTCAGGCCGCGTGCGCTGGCGGCTGTGGCGATAGTCTCGATGTCCGCCGTCGTCAGCGCCATGGGCTTCTCGCACAGCACGTGCTTGCCGGCCTGCAGCGCCCGCACCGCCCATTCGGCGTGTTCGTGATTGGCCATCGGCAGATACACTGCCTGGACCTCGTCATCGGCGAGCAGTGCCTCGGGTTGGTCGTAGCAGCGCACGCCCTGCTGGTGCGGTGCGTATTTGGCCAGGGTTTCTGCTGCGGCGCCGGGACGCCGGCTAGCGATGGCCACCAGTTCGGAATTCGAGGCTTCGACGATGGCAGGCATCAGGCGCTCATTGACGCGGGCCGCACCGAGGATGCCCCAGCGCAGTTTCGGTGGAATTTCCATGGCTTCCTCCTCGAGTGTTCTCGTTTTGGAAAATTTTTTCAGACCGTGACTGTATCACAGCGTCGGAACTGCGGGTGCATGAGTCAATACCATGAAAATCATAAGGTTAAGATCTTCTCCCTTTTGACTTCCGGCACCGCTTGCGCCATCCTCCCGCCTGTCCCAGACCGCTGACGAAACACCAGGAGGAAATCCCATGACTATAAAAGTTGGAGACCGTCTACCCGCGGGCAGCCTCACCGAATGCACCGAGTTCGATCCGGCCACCGCCTGTCCGATGAACCCCAAGGTACTCGATGTCGGCGAACAGGCCAAAGGCAAGAAGCTCGTGATCTTCGGCGTGCCCGGCGCCTTCACCCCTACCTGTTCGGTCAAGCACCTGCCCGGCTTCATTGCGAATTACGATCAGCTCAGAGCCAAGGGCGTGGACGAAATCTGGTGCATGGCCGTGAACGATGGCTTCGTGATGGCAGCCTGGGGCCGCGAGCAAAAGGCCGACGGCAAGGTGCGCATGATGGCCGACGGCAGCGCCGACTATGCGAAAAAGCTTGGCTTGGACCGCGACCTGACCGCCAATGGTATGGGCATCCGCTGCCACCGCTTCGCCATGATCGTCGACGACGGCGTGGTCAAATACCTCGGCGTCGAAGCCTCCGGCAAGTTTGAAGTCTCGAATGCCGAGGCTGTCCTGGCGCATCTGTGACCGGGCCGTCAGACCCCAACCCTATACAGGAACCCGCACATGAAAATAGGTATCGCATCCGATCACGCCGGTTTCGATTACAAAGAACAGCTTCGTGCCTGGCTGACTTCGCTCGGCCATGAAGTCGTCGACTACGGCTGCTTCAGCGACGAACGTACCGATTATCCCACCTGGATACGCCCCTGCGCGCAGGCCGTGGCTCGCGGCGAAGTCGAGCGCGGCATCGTGCTCGGCGGCAGCGGCAACGGGGAGGCCATCGTCGCCAACCGGGTCAAAGGCTG
This genomic window contains:
- the pgl gene encoding 6-phosphogluconolactonase produces the protein MTEIRWFDDNASLAPALAAAVAEDLRAALATAPAATLAVSGGRSPVPVFEALREADLDWARVVVTLVDERWVPETDPASNAALVKTHLLQGKASAARFLPLYTGDASAAAGEASLAEAFAELPRPFAALILGMGDDGHTASLFPASPNLEAGLALGGTVENTPPCLAQVGAVAPTERISLTLPWILDARHIYLQFGGPSKVEVFNAAQAGPNRQYPVSFVLAQTQTPVTVFAARS
- the zwf gene encoding glucose-6-phosphate dehydrogenase, producing the protein MSAVSQLPFPESFNMVFFGGAGDLVTRKLLPAMYQCHKNGLLVEAGRILCVDRQDLSEEAFLELAHEKARQFIPAAEWDAAVWAGFRQRLAYLRIDATQPEQYTPLKERLKKAPAAVTVFYLSTAPSLFATICAHLTRQGLNGPNSRVVLEKPLGHDLASANAITADVDRYFHENQVYRIDHYLGKESVQNLMALRFGNALFEPLWRRMWIRDVQITIAEDVGIGSRAGFYDKTGALRDMVQNHLLQLLCFVAMEPPASLDSNAIRNEKLKVLESLVPFTEEDVHQKTVRGQYRAGVCGGKAVPGYLEEEGIAPGSHTETFVAIKAEIANWRWAGVPFYLFTGKRLPERLAEIVIHFHDVPHPIFPLPKSGACAPAKLVIRLQPDEFIRLYLYAKQPGDSMELQPVSLDLNFAEQFKVRRAEGGYERLLLDAIRGNQALFVRYDEQEQAWRWVEPILNTWANDPKGPLPYAAGTWGPAASRDLLKRDGICWHEGK
- a CDS encoding SNF2-related protein; the encoded protein is MTPQLLTPHQSQYIAWLLTRRAAGDTVESLASTLVDSQVDLNPHQVEAALFACRNPLSRGVILADEVGLGKTIEAGLVISQRWAERRRRILIIVPANLRKQWHQELQDKFGLQGGGGEGPVFTTETEKEVARVVMDVIGQYEVRRDRVPTSNALLKPEVQKRILAEVAERLKPRQGEWLSGVDESAPTVDLAAVVAKTTEILVQQTIDIPRISVVPKGEVTTGFHPFTLDVSQLHLQPGTREIVIHNLHTNEQDTLASEIGPKEQRPEDYIVHALVDFDDIDYFTQADLLYDLASQMVRHLQSYLTPDEVIRVPDRERRLIAREIHAQMMAHFWEEATEYEAQVSRGFTELKPCNYSTTAEQRVHHFRETVLDSSRIKQMLFGGFARCLYPLQKFDSDTERRFAIILERDANKWFKPAKGQFQIFYKLGTEQPEYIPDFVAETDSMIFMVETKARGDINTQEVQAKAAAAVQWCKHASAYTASIQGKPWKYLLLPHDEVKESRRLTDFLRFGITA
- the edd gene encoding phosphogluconate dehydratase; this translates as MFLHHTLVDVTDRIRARSHDRRAAYLDLMHRARQKGVERSHIACTNVAHAYAATPANDKLVLKAAAVPNLGIVTAYNDMLSAHQPYEHYPEIIKAEARKAGVTAQVAGGVPAMCDGVTQGQTGMELSLFSRDVIALSTAVALSHHVFDANLYLGVCDKIVPGLLIAALRFGHLPGVFVPAGPMVSGISNSEKAKVRQQFAEGKVGRDALLESEMASYHSAGTCTFYGTANSNQMLLEIMGLQLPGSSFVNPGTPLRDALTRAATRVAADLAQDATAPALCHIVDERVIVNAIVGLLATGGSTNHTIHLVAIARAAGIEVNWDDFNDLSAVVPLLARVYPNGKADVNHFHAAGGMGFLVRELLDAGLLHEDVQTILGPGLRRWAEEPWLDNGTLAWRDAPEKSHDPEVLAPASEPFSPDGGLRLVTGNIGRGVIKVSAVAPENRVVRAPAIVFESQDELIAAFKRGELERDFVAVLRFQGPRANGMPELHQLTPALASLQDRGFKVALITDGRMSGASGKVPAAIHISPEAAMGGPLTLLRTGDTILLDAVRGKLEAEVPADRWSLREPVTDDLSGNQFGCGRELFSGFRHLADTPERGAFTFNFDDGVR
- a CDS encoding bifunctional 4-hydroxy-2-oxoglutarate aldolase/2-dehydro-3-deoxy-phosphogluconate aldolase, with product MNLDQIIEATSVMPVMVVDRPEDAVPLARALVEGGIRVLEITLRTAAGLDAVKAIRQEVPDAIVGVGTIAAPAQLEASIAAGAQFGVSPGTTPTLLKAIVDSRLPFFPGVATTSEVMQVLEGGLTVMKFFPAVAAGGVKMLESFRGPFPQVRFCPTGGINARNAPDFFKLPNVVCVGGSWLTPKDLVAAGNWAEITRLAREAAALKP
- the dhaL gene encoding dihydroxyacetone kinase subunit DhaL, which produces MPTTPQLIPSLIESAASAIQSHAEEVTALDQAIGDGDHVVNLQRGLGALSKQAESLAALEWPAALQQIGMTLMASVGGASGSLYGTLFIAMGKAMKGREMNPANLAEAFSQGVEAMKARGKAERGEKTMLDVLIPVADVLKSAAEHAIAPGQLAEEVSRAAEAGMESTRDMLATKGRASFLGERVIGHVDAGARSSQLMISAIAEVLSGKSR
- the dhaK gene encoding dihydroxyacetone kinase subunit DhaK, which gives rise to MKKFINTVEDFLDESLRGFAKAHADIVDFSPEPRFVSRKAPAKAGKVALVSGGGSGHEPLHTGFVGLGMLDAACPGQVFTSPTPDQMLAAAQAVDHGGGILFIVKNYAGDVMNFEIAAEMLDIPHDSLLVHDDVSLPENRGMGRRGIAGTTMVEKIVGAAAEAGYDLAACKALGERVVHATASMGVALTSCTVPALGKPMFELGEGEMEMGVGIHGERGRERMALGSASEIVDYIAAVIDEELKPQAGQPVLLHVNGFGGTPLIELHLIYEQAHRHWSERSLDIARSLVGNFTTSLDMAGCSLTLTLLDEEMLRLWDAPVHTAALRWGC
- a CDS encoding Gfo/Idh/MocA family protein, with translation MEIPPKLRWGILGAARVNERLMPAIVEASNSELVAIASRRPGAAAETLAKYAPHQQGVRCYDQPEALLADDEVQAVYLPMANHEHAEWAVRALQAGKHVLCEKPMALTTADIETIATAASARGLTVMEGFMYRFHPQHARVRELVRSGAIGEVRYTRASYSFMMRPARRYRLAHDVRHGGGAMWDIGPYAVHSLRWCFEQDPIAVTAMAKYVESGADIATSGVIDFGDGRRGHFDISFECARRSEYEITGTLGGVKCHTVWQNPGDIPVISWWTEDGRQCVEQLPVANHFRLEIEHFADCVLNGKPPLLSPDDAKTNCRTLVAALESAATGRTVRLDD
- a CDS encoding peroxiredoxin, whose product is MTIKVGDRLPAGSLTECTEFDPATACPMNPKVLDVGEQAKGKKLVIFGVPGAFTPTCSVKHLPGFIANYDQLRAKGVDEIWCMAVNDGFVMAAWGREQKADGKVRMMADGSADYAKKLGLDRDLTANGMGIRCHRFAMIVDDGVVKYLGVEASGKFEVSNAEAVLAHL
- the rpiB gene encoding ribose 5-phosphate isomerase B, which encodes MKIGIASDHAGFDYKEQLRAWLTSLGHEVVDYGCFSDERTDYPTWIRPCAQAVARGEVERGIVLGGSGNGEAIVANRVKGCRCGYCFNEETAYLTRWHNDANCIAMGQRIVTLDMAKKIVETFLATGFEGGRHIPRIVAIDA